From a region of the Poecile atricapillus isolate bPoeAtr1 chromosome 16, bPoeAtr1.hap1, whole genome shotgun sequence genome:
- the LOC131585225 gene encoding uncharacterized protein LOC131585225, giving the protein MVPGPRRSGMVPGPGRSGMVPGPRRSAPLSRDSTGSRQIRTSLPGWHRLPARPRSRSLRRAVPARPSLKEAARAAALPRLASGHWHCSAAPSRRAPAPSEEGPGQHKRKERETGGHRNTATAWGIRGCAGRVGSSWDQHPASRKAAGPDSGERLVREKSIGEDSVHCTASHRVSWCGNTTPHRHWQPQQESVLRSYKLLPKRSDKLLHKPSKDAQEDARDRTDSSSQKAFPLFRLKKKTNTNPN; this is encoded by the exons ATGGTACCGGGTCCCCGCAGGTCCGGGATGGTACCGGGTCCCGGCAG GTCCGGGATGGTACCGGGTCCCCGCAGGTCCGCACCTCTCTCCCGGGATAGCACAGGGTCCCGGCAGATCCGCACCTCTCTCCCGGGCTGGCAccggctcccggcccggccgcgcTCCCGCTCGCTGCGCCGGGCGGTGCCGGCCCGTCCCAGCCTTAAGGAagcggcgcgggcggcggcCCTGCCCCGCCTCGCCTCCGGCCACTGGCACTGCTCGGCGGCTCCTTCCCGCAGGGCCCCGGCCCCTTCGGAGGAGGGGCCAGGGCAGCACAAACGCAAAGAAAGAGAGACTGGAGGGCACCGGAACACGGCGACGGCCTGGGGGATAAGGGGATGCGCTGGGAGGGTCGGGAGCTCCTGGGATCAGCATCCAGCTTCCCGAAAAGCCGCTGGCCCGGACAGCGGGGAAAGACTTGTCAGGGAGAAAAGCATCGGTGAGGATTCTGTGCATTGCACAGCTTCCCACCGCGTGTCCTGGTGCGGGAACACGACCCCACACAGGCActggcagccacagcaggagaGTGTGCTGCGGTCTTACAAACTGCTTCCGAAACGCTCAGATAAATTGCTCCATAAGCCCAGCAAAGATGCTCAGGAAGATGCACGAGATAGAACAGACTCATCTAGTCAAAAAGCCTTCCCACtgtttagattaaaaaaaaaaacaaacacaaacccaaacTGA